The sequence below is a genomic window from Lolium perenne isolate Kyuss_39 chromosome 4, Kyuss_2.0, whole genome shotgun sequence.
cataggtaatagattgataatcaacataacatagtattctctatccatcggatcccaacaaacacaacatgtagcattatagatagatgatcttgatcatgttaggcagctcacaagacccgacaatgaagcacaattaggagaagacgaccatctagctactgctatggacccatagtccaggggtgaactactcactcatcactccggaggcgaccatggcggtgaagagtcctccgggagatgattcccctctccggcagggtgccggaggcgatctcctgaatcccccgagatgggattggcggcggcggcgtctttggaaggttttccgtatcgtggctctcggtactgggggtttcgcgacgaagaccttaagtaggcggtagggcaggtcaggaggcgtcacgggggccccacacaacagggccgcgcgggccccctgtaggccgcgccgccctagtgtggcggcgccccgtggccccacttcttctctccctcggacttctggaagcttcgtggcaaaataggcccctgggcgttgatttcgtccaattccgagaatatttccttactaggatttctgaaaccaaaaaacagcagaaaacagcaactggctcttcggcatctcgttaataggttagtgtcggaaaatgcataaatatgacataaagtatgcataaaacatgtaggtatcatcaataaagtggcatggaacataagaaattatcgatacgtcggagacgtatcaatgaagcACGAAGATGAGAGCCTTGACATGAAGGCGACACACACCATCctagggtgtctaccactccaagggtggagagggcacatcaagaggaccttcctcataaggcgactcccacatcttgtgccaccaccacaatggcccctacctcgtcatatgcctatggactccgatgctacaagtgcaagcaacaaggccaccttccacgggaatgtcccaatctcctatgcgaggtatgcaaggccaagggtcacatggcatggcaatgcacaacgccaagcgccgatAGGCTccacttcgacgagctacaagaccaagccaccaagaagcctttgGCGTCCACACttcaaggtgaagatcaacaaggacaactcaagggtgaagttgatacgagcctagctctcaacgacactacggcgccaccgcttgaggatgacttgggagacgatggagttgagcacggtgagcatgggattctctcttcaccaatggaggcgcatggagatgagaaactcgagcctactcctatatgcttgattgatgagttggtaccaatcccatgtgagcatgagagccacttagcccacttgagtgctaCCGATAGTGAGTTGAGCGACTTCCATCCCATATGTGAGattgagtgcttccaattggaggagATGAGTGAGACACCGAGTTAGTTGcgagaggtagttgataggtccacGGAGGCCATCGCATTTGCCAACaccttaacctctccctcttttGTGTTTCCTcccgttgcactaggttccatgaACGTTGAAGCGCCAATGATGGacaagaagatgtacatggtgcaagaagatcatatcacaccatgcttcgatgacgatgacgatgtcaACCATGTGGAGCATACAACTACCACAATACCTACATCAAATGAATCGGACTACCAAGGTAAAACCAAAGGTATTGATGAGACCATGATCCCCCTTGTGGACATGAAACATGATGACTTGTTTCCTCTTGCTTGCGATATGAGGACTACTTGCTCTTTGACATGTGTTTTTGacaatgatgacattagcttccgcatgcttttcccaaaatgtttgcactattccatgatccttgcatccaagattgtgaacaattgctctttcttatgcttggtatgcaagaatgcttatttgatTATTCATGAGAAGACTATCATGATGCATGATGAATTGTTTCCTCTCGATTGCAATATGAGAACAACTTACTCTTTCACATGTGTTGTTCACAATGAGGACATTAGTTTTCGCATGCTTTGCCCTAAATGTTTGCAATACTCCATAATCCTTGCACCCAAGATTGTCACAAATTGCTCATTCTTATGCTTgctatgcaaaaatgcttatttcattgtccacgagatggcccccatagccttctcaactTTTGATGACTCCAAGTTACCACATACCAAAAATGCACATTCATGCCATATGCAcactcgccatgcatttcataaagcttgattgacactaatggtgatgtgcacaagacatggcacGTTGTCCCCGACCGTGTCCtggaccgggaccaaaggcctgaCCACGTTGTACGAATCCGTCCAATCGTACGACACCCATAGGTCCCGGTTCGTTAGGACCTATTGTTCCCGGTTTGTATCCAAAACCGGGATTAAAGGGTTTTGCGGTGCGCTGCGCCTGCGGTACCCCCTTTAGTTCCGGCTGGTGTCACCAGCCGGAAATTAAAGTCAAACGTTCCGTTCCCGCGAAAGACGATCGCGTCGCCATTACTGGCATTGGCATCTAAGCTGCCGCACCGGTGCCGGCAGCCAGCCACGAGAATTGATCACCCGGTAGCTggcctcttcatcttcatcttcctttgcTTTATATACTCACATCTTCTCCACCATTGCCACACACAACATTCTTCCACATCTCTCATCTTCTCCACCATTACAAAAAAGCTAGCTCTCCTCTTCCTCGACGTTTCAGACTCAATGAAGCACCTCGCGCGTGACCCATCTCTTCGAACTCGGGTGTACCACCTGATGGCAAAAGGGATGTTGATGTgggtattacccttcgggtaaccaacattAGGATACCTCCACCGGCCCAACCAGAGGTCCATGAAGATTGCCGAATATCCGAAGTGGGCATGCGCGTCGACGTTGGCAAAGAAGATTCATCTAAAGGTAAGATAGTTGATGGACAAGGAAAGAAGACGATGATACAAGGAAACCTTAGACTATGACTCTTTGTACCTTAGTCGAGTccagacagatctcttgagacctggcctgctGTATAAAACGGCCATGAGTGGAACTGCCGGAACACAACTTACACGCATAGAACCACCGCAAGatcaaacctagagcttagaacccttgCCTCTTGGCGAGAACACCATAgtccttcggctaccccattgtaacccgatatactTTCGATAATAAAGATCAAACAAGCATGGAGTAAGggtttttacctcatcgaggaccccaaacctgggtaaatctctctccctgttTGTTTGGttaccgatgtctcgtgctagcctgcaggatttcgtcaaccctaagccactcatggtgggcattgccggggagcaccCCCGACAGATGTCGCTCAAGATCACGGTCTCTCTCCGTGCAAGAAGTGTTGAGAAGTGGATCCGCACCGTGAAGAGGGACTACCTCGACAACGCACCAAAGAAGCGCGTCGGCTTGGACCGCGAGTTCACCAACCCTCGCGAGGGTAATCAGTGCGCCGCCATCCTTCAACTCTCGGTGGCGTCCGAGAATTTGATATTCCAGATTTGTCGGGAGGATGAAGTGCCACAACTGCTGAAGGAGTTCTTGCAGGACGAGAACAACAAATTCTTTGGCGCGGCTATCGGCAATGATGTGGAAATGGCGTGTCACTACGGTATTCATATTACTTCTGCGTTCGACCTCCAGAAGATACTCCCGAATCCCACCAACAATCCAATTCTGAGCCTACATGATCTAGAGAATTCTAT
It includes:
- the LOC127346729 gene encoding uncharacterized protein, whose product is MSLKITVSLRARSVEKWIRTVKRDYLDNAPKKRVGLDREFTNPREGNQCAAILQLSVASENLIFQICREDEVPQLLKEFLQDENNKFFGAAIGNDVEMACHYGIHITSAFDLQKILPNPTNNPILSLHDLENSIIEINLEKKNRKMYKKDTEQKKRK